One genomic window of Dehalococcoidales bacterium includes the following:
- a CDS encoding SDR family oxidoreductase codes for MSVPSLSLEGKVAIVTGAAGLRGIGRAIALVLAEAGADVAVCDNVVDVDDRNLGAVAEEINKLGRRSLAIKADVSKKSDIDDMTRKVTDELGPVDILVNNAAILGGGWGGQAFDATEEEWDEVMAVGLKGYYLCARAIGKGMIERKSGNIINIDSIEAVNCMIAAGSPYGIAKAGVQFLTRTLARQLGQHNIRVNSICAGGAKTDMGRHHMFDRGLEPVNVDPEQAKQRQAQLLERIPLGRISEPGEIANVALFLASEVASYVTGAIIAVDGGMTA; via the coding sequence ATGAGTGTACCAAGTCTATCTCTGGAAGGTAAGGTAGCCATCGTTACCGGGGCCGCTGGTCTCAGGGGGATTGGCCGAGCAATCGCACTGGTTCTTGCCGAAGCTGGCGCTGATGTCGCCGTTTGTGACAACGTGGTTGATGTTGATGACCGGAATCTGGGAGCGGTAGCGGAAGAGATAAATAAACTCGGTCGGCGTTCTCTGGCTATCAAGGCTGACGTCTCGAAGAAGAGCGATATTGATGATATGACCCGGAAAGTGACAGATGAGCTTGGCCCGGTTGACATTCTGGTGAACAATGCCGCCATACTCGGCGGTGGCTGGGGAGGGCAGGCTTTTGATGCCACCGAAGAGGAGTGGGATGAGGTTATGGCAGTTGGGCTCAAGGGCTACTACCTTTGCGCCAGGGCAATTGGCAAAGGAATGATAGAACGAAAGAGTGGTAATATCATTAACATCGACTCGATTGAGGCTGTCAACTGCATGATTGCGGCAGGGTCTCCATATGGAATTGCCAAAGCAGGTGTCCAGTTTCTTACCAGGACGCTTGCCCGGCAACTGGGCCAGCACAACATCAGGGTCAATTCCATCTGTGCCGGAGGTGCCAAAACGGATATGGGACGGCATCACATGTTCGACAGAGGTCTGGAGCCCGTCAACGTTGACCCGGAACAAGCTAAGCAAAGACAGGCACAGCTATTGGAGCGTATTCCACTGGGACGGATATCTGAGCCGGGTGAGATTGCCAACGTGGCGTTATTTCTTGCCTCTGAGGTTGCCAGTTATGTTACGGGGGCCATTATTGCAGTAGATGGCGGCATGACAGCTTAG
- a CDS encoding SDR family NAD(P)-dependent oxidoreductase: protein MTIPDLTHNGKVVLITGGRQGLGRAMALAFAEAGADIAICDMVTDDGRLNAVAGEVRSFDRRALTMMADVRNRAQVEEMVKKVLDEFGRIDVLINNAGVSGGGMLLDLPEDDWDRVIDTSLKGTYLCSQAASKVMIKQRSGNIINMASVGSYLKGASPYAIAKKGIVSITQGLAHLLGPYNIRVNAIAPGAIRTEMTRLIWDTPQILEAYVSDTPLGRIGEPEDVAHVALFLASDASRYTTGATIMVDGGILPASVPRPSALQQTFQSQ from the coding sequence TGGCATTGGCTTTTGCCGAGGCTGGTGCCGATATCGCTATCTGCGACATGGTTACAGATGATGGCCGGCTGAATGCGGTCGCCGGAGAGGTTCGGAGCTTCGATAGACGTGCCCTCACTATGATGGCGGACGTCCGCAACCGAGCCCAGGTGGAGGAAATGGTCAAGAAGGTTCTGGACGAGTTCGGTCGGATTGACGTCCTGATAAACAACGCTGGTGTTTCAGGTGGCGGAATGCTCCTTGACCTGCCTGAGGATGACTGGGATAGAGTCATCGATACCTCCCTCAAGGGCACATACCTCTGCTCCCAGGCGGCAAGCAAGGTGATGATTAAGCAGAGAAGCGGCAACATCATCAACATGGCATCGGTGGGCTCTTACTTGAAGGGAGCGTCTCCTTATGCGATTGCCAAGAAAGGTATAGTCTCGATCACCCAGGGATTGGCACACCTTCTTGGTCCGTACAACATCAGAGTAAACGCAATAGCTCCAGGAGCAATCAGAACGGAGATGACACGGCTCATCTGGGATACCCCTCAGATATTAGAGGCTTATGTGAGCGATACACCTCTCGGTAGAATAGGCGAACCGGAGGATGTTGCACACGTGGCTCTATTCTTAGCATCTGATGCTTCACGCTACACTACAGGGGCAACCATAATGGTTGACGGTGGTATATTACCGGCAAGTGTGCCACGACCTTCTGCACTACAGCAGACTTTTCAATCACAATGA
- a CDS encoding nuclear transport factor 2 family protein — protein MNDSVSTEDMLAIQQQVARYSYTFDSGDAEGWANVFTEDGLWEFYAAGATTPATKLEGREQLRDFCAQRLSERREGVTSYHHQSGLIFDELTADSASVRTMLVLTIQVPTEAPRLYMTGVYQDQWVKTPQGWRIKYRVLRP, from the coding sequence ATGAATGATTCAGTGAGTACGGAGGACATGCTGGCAATACAACAGCAGGTAGCCCGGTACTCGTACACGTTCGATTCAGGTGACGCCGAAGGCTGGGCAAATGTCTTCACTGAGGACGGACTATGGGAGTTCTATGCTGCAGGTGCAACCACACCAGCTACGAAGCTTGAAGGTCGTGAGCAGTTGCGCGATTTTTGCGCGCAGCGACTTAGTGAGCGGCGTGAAGGGGTGACCAGCTACCACCACCAGTCCGGTCTTATTTTCGATGAGCTCACCGCAGACTCAGCTAGTGTCCGAACTATGCTTGTACTCACAATCCAAGTTCCCACTGAAGCACCAAGGTTGTATATGACCGGTGTGTACCAGGACCAGTGGGTCAAGACTCCACAGGGCTGGCGAATCAAATACCGGGTACTGAGACCCTAG
- a CDS encoding 3-oxoacyl-ACP reductase family protein, protein MSVPSLSLEGKVAIVTGAASRRGMGRAIALTFAEAGADVAVSDLVVDSGDRNLGAVAEEINKFGRRSLAIQADVSKKGDVDDMVRQATDELGPVDILVNNAAIIKISTVLETDEDSWDSVMDVNLKSCFLCSKAVSKGMVERKSGCIISISSMNALDAVPARASYNTSKAGIIMLTRSLARELGSYNIRVNAIAPGAIRTDMGQHNRPGTGDKHVEIDPEQMKRMEAQLLARIPLGRMAESSEVASAALFLASDAASYITGHTLNVEGGWLA, encoded by the coding sequence ATGAGTGTGCCAAGTCTATCTCTAGAAGGTAAGGTGGCTATTGTTACCGGGGCTGCCAGCCGCAGGGGGATGGGTCGGGCAATTGCTCTGACTTTTGCCGAAGCCGGGGCCGATGTCGCCGTTAGTGACTTGGTAGTCGACTCGGGGGACCGCAATCTGGGTGCAGTCGCTGAAGAGATAAATAAGTTCGGTCGGCGTTCTCTGGCTATCCAGGCGGATGTCTCAAAGAAAGGTGATGTCGATGACATGGTCCGGCAAGCGACTGACGAGCTTGGCCCGGTTGACATTCTGGTAAATAACGCTGCTATCATCAAGATTTCAACTGTACTTGAGACAGACGAGGATTCCTGGGACAGCGTCATGGATGTCAATCTCAAGAGCTGCTTTCTCTGCTCCAAGGCAGTGAGCAAGGGAATGGTGGAAAGAAAGAGTGGTTGCATCATTAGCATATCCTCAATGAACGCACTGGACGCGGTTCCAGCAAGAGCTAGCTATAATACCTCCAAGGCAGGTATTATTATGCTCACCAGGTCGTTGGCCCGGGAGTTAGGCAGTTATAATATCCGGGTTAACGCTATTGCACCGGGTGCGATTCGAACAGACATGGGCCAACATAACAGGCCCGGAACGGGCGATAAGCACGTGGAGATTGACCCTGAACAAATGAAGCGAATGGAGGCTCAGCTTTTAGCGCGGATACCGCTAGGTCGGATGGCTGAGTCGAGTGAGGTTGCCAGCGCAGCCCTTTTCCTGGCATCCGATGCCGCCAGCTATATCACCGGACACACTCTTAATGTCGAAGGTGGTTGGTTGGCCTGA
- a CDS encoding DUF362 domain-containing protein, giving the protein MTSASGHLVNSSIGKTVTDFSGSPVAVVRMDAANAYVGIPPLLQSFINESNVEAWAEIKQKIDYTYENLDHALARLDEETGFAEKVKSEVKAGKKLLFKPNMVIPGVIDPETHGAGPGAMAVSNWTVTAALMRWFHDIPGISYHCMSIGEASTTMTATAVTRTKSLSGNAKVTTEAIMEGKYGEHYGGWGFYFARLYLSESHDASHTDDPMRGHHESVSGEYIPPGRADDRLMVYDLNRINDDPSKGRDVPVPDGANYKELTLHKVIVGGDPNDAEDIKDYPGCVLINVPRLRLHGMDLFTNALKNLGIGLIPMEVTSDGNPDSTRWKYAVPARPSPGMKARLPHSVWMVKLDEETGLPVRDSEGKYVVTRTAGMKGTQADTVKATKEQGVFMVHVSDGIELLDMTVGPVPEGYVFASLDPVALDLACARYMFKTVPLEKAREFQKRHNLPIDFLQSAPTPHLNGNCIVTGDGIEAPVSRYVMPAYAAGRGLGQLDYHVVGWDSVTETPLASLQGHLGRIEDETFVELITSQLYYSPLTPLWYLQHTLMAYLESNDTLTGSSYRQQLLDAFDENGDGQIDFDEMGRNGFWTYFITLGGIATHLGAAEEYGFLRGQFMNSASFLRHSRENWNAEGHDIFRAFHLASVLGVAFGMSRAPQEGQDPLFPGMTWGKGNWPSFQFAERSSVLARIYGQSPTGTPVLMSLYGAAFQYADKKLNDGGYTGSTVRQSKPSAIQDYVDAVSRGVQSLDFVLYVPSGYGPPGGRSFPNIVETEDPAKVLTAHFESSREIW; this is encoded by the coding sequence ATGACTTCAGCAAGTGGCCATTTAGTGAACTCAAGTATTGGTAAGACCGTAACGGACTTCTCAGGTTCACCCGTGGCCGTGGTCCGGATGGACGCAGCTAACGCGTACGTGGGTATTCCGCCGTTACTGCAGAGCTTCATCAACGAGTCGAATGTTGAGGCCTGGGCAGAAATTAAACAGAAAATAGACTATACATATGAGAACCTGGACCACGCTTTAGCCAGACTCGATGAGGAAACAGGCTTCGCCGAGAAGGTGAAATCCGAGGTAAAGGCCGGGAAGAAGCTGCTTTTCAAACCTAACATGGTGATACCTGGTGTAATTGACCCGGAGACACACGGCGCCGGACCGGGGGCAATGGCAGTGTCAAACTGGACAGTGACAGCAGCTTTGATGAGATGGTTCCACGATATTCCGGGGATTTCCTACCACTGTATGTCTATCGGGGAGGCATCTACCACAATGACGGCCACTGCTGTTACGCGTACCAAATCTTTGAGTGGCAATGCAAAGGTAACCACCGAGGCAATCATGGAAGGGAAATACGGTGAGCATTACGGTGGGTGGGGATTCTATTTCGCCAGACTGTACCTCTCCGAGTCACATGATGCTTCTCATACTGATGACCCGATGCGCGGTCACCACGAGAGCGTGTCCGGTGAGTACATCCCACCGGGCAGGGCCGATGACCGCCTCATGGTATATGACCTGAACCGGATTAACGATGACCCGTCAAAGGGGAGAGACGTTCCCGTTCCAGATGGAGCCAACTATAAAGAGCTAACCCTGCACAAGGTCATCGTCGGCGGAGACCCGAACGATGCCGAGGACATCAAGGACTACCCGGGTTGTGTCCTGATTAACGTACCCCGACTTCGCCTGCATGGTATGGACCTCTTCACCAACGCCCTTAAAAATCTGGGAATTGGTCTCATCCCGATGGAGGTTACGTCTGACGGGAACCCTGATAGCACCCGGTGGAAGTATGCCGTTCCCGCCAGGCCCTCACCCGGCATGAAGGCTCGCCTTCCCCACTCGGTCTGGATGGTGAAGCTGGATGAAGAAACAGGACTGCCGGTCAGAGACAGCGAAGGTAAGTACGTGGTCACCCGGACGGCAGGGATGAAGGGAACACAAGCGGACACAGTCAAGGCAACGAAAGAACAGGGCGTCTTCATGGTCCATGTGTCAGATGGTATTGAGCTCCTGGATATGACCGTGGGTCCGGTGCCGGAAGGCTACGTCTTTGCCTCCTTGGACCCGGTGGCTCTGGACCTGGCTTGTGCCCGGTATATGTTCAAGACAGTCCCCCTTGAGAAAGCCAGAGAGTTTCAAAAGAGGCATAATCTACCCATCGACTTCCTGCAGAGTGCACCGACCCCTCATCTTAATGGGAACTGCATTGTGACCGGAGATGGTATTGAAGCACCGGTATCGCGGTACGTAATGCCCGCGTATGCTGCCGGTCGCGGTCTGGGGCAACTCGACTATCACGTTGTTGGTTGGGACAGTGTCACAGAGACACCACTGGCATCATTACAGGGGCATCTGGGCAGGATAGAAGACGAAACGTTTGTGGAACTCATCACTTCTCAACTCTACTACAGCCCACTGACTCCTCTCTGGTACCTCCAGCACACACTGATGGCCTACCTTGAGTCAAACGACACTCTAACCGGGTCGTCCTATCGACAACAATTGCTGGATGCCTTCGATGAGAACGGTGACGGACAGATAGACTTCGACGAGATGGGGAGAAACGGATTTTGGACCTATTTCATCACCCTTGGAGGTATTGCCACACACCTTGGTGCTGCCGAAGAGTACGGGTTCCTTCGGGGGCAATTCATGAACAGCGCTAGTTTCCTGAGGCACTCAAGAGAGAACTGGAACGCTGAAGGACATGATATCTTCCGGGCCTTCCACCTTGCCTCCGTGCTCGGAGTTGCCTTTGGGATGTCGCGAGCACCTCAGGAGGGCCAGGACCCTCTGTTCCCTGGCATGACCTGGGGAAAGGGAAACTGGCCCAGCTTCCAGTTTGCCGAACGCTCGTCTGTACTGGCCAGAATTTACGGGCAGTCACCGACCGGCACCCCGGTTCTGATGTCACTCTATGGGGCTGCGTTCCAGTATGCTGACAAGAAACTGAATGATGGTGGCTACACCGGGAGTACCGTGCGACAGAGCAAGCCGTCAGCAATACAAGATTACGTTGATGCTGTCTCCAGGGGTGTACAGTCCCTTGATTTCGTGCTGTACGTGCCCAGTGGGTACGGCCCGCCGGGCGGCAGGTCTTTTCCCAACATAGTCGAGACGGAGGACCCGGCGAAGGTACTTACTGCCCATTTCGAGAGTAGTCGGGAAATCTGGTAA